GCGGCCGCCGAACCCCGATTCCGAGATCAGCCGCGCCCCGAGGACGGTACTCCAGAAGGTCCGGGCCTCGACGTCGGCGGGACGGTCGATGACCCAGTCCCGGCGGTCGAGGATAGCGGTGAGGTACTGCTTCGCCTTGCGGAACAGCAGGGCGAGGTTCTGCTCCGCCACCGGGCGCAGCTCGGGCCGGCGTCGCGTGATCGACATCGCCTGTACGGCGATCGGCACCGCCGGCAGGGCCAGCGCGGTACGCGCCAACGCGGACCGGAACGACTCCGGCGTGTGGCGGCGCCGACCGACCGGCTCCAGTCGTTCGGCCTCGCGGAGCAGCAGCGCGAACGCCGCGTGTACGAACAACGCGTCCTTGGACCCGAAGTAGTAGGTGATCTGGTGCGGATGTGCTCCGGCGGCGGTGGCGATCTCGGCCACGCTGACGGCGTCGAAGCCGCGTTCGGCGAAGAGCACCGTGGCCTGTTCGAGGATCTGCGACCGGGTACGCCGACCACGGGCTCTCGGCGGTTGGCTGGTGGACATCCTCTAGTTGTATGCGATACAACTAACTGAGGACAAGCCGGCACACCGACGAGAAGGGGACAGCGTGAGCGAGCGCAGCGGGGAGAGGTCATGAGCGAGCGCTGCGAGCGAATCAGCTGGCTCAGTTTCCAGGCTCATGGCGTCGACGAGCGTAGCGAGGAGAGGGCATGAGCGGCCGTGACGTGGTCGTCACCGGACTCGGCGCCACCACACCGCTCGGTGGCGATGTCGACTCCCTCTGGCAGGGCATGCTCGCCGGGCGCTCCGGCGTACGCCGGATCGACGACCTGATGGCCTCCTTCGCGCACGCCGACGACCTGCCGACGAAGATCGCCGCGCCGATGGCCGTCTCGCCCGACGGGGTGCTGCCGCGCGTCCAGGCTCGCCGGATGGACCGCTGTCAGCAGGCCGCCCTGGTCGCCGCCCGGCAGGCCTGGGCCGACGCCGGCAGCCCGGAGGTCGATCCGGTGCGCCTCGCCGTGGTGGTCGGCACCGGGATCGGTGGCGTCAACACCCTGCTCGGCCAGGACGACCTGCTGGAGGAGAAGGGCCCGCGGCGGATCTCCCCGCTCACCGTTCCGATGCTGATGCCGAACGGGCCGGCCGCCTGGGTCAGCCTGGAGTACGGCGCCCGTGCCGGCGTCTACACCCCGGTCTCCGCCTGTGCCTCCGGAGCCGAGGCGTTGGCGCTGGCCGCCCGGCTGATCCGGTCCGGTGAGGCCGACGTCGTCATCGCCGGTGGTGCGGAGGCCGCGATCGCGCCGCTGACCATCGCCGGATTCGCCCAGGCTCGCACGCTGTCGAAGCGCAACGACGACCCCGAACGGGCGTCGCGACCGTTCGACGTCGACCGGGACGGCTTCGTCCTCGGCGAGGGAGCCGGGATCATGATCCTGGAGCGGGCGGACTTCGCGGCCGGACGGGGTGCCCGGATCCTCGGGCGGCTGGCCGGCTACGGCATCACCTCGGACGCCCACCACATCACCGGGCCGGACCCGACCGGCGCCGGCCAGATCCGGGCGATCCGCACCGCCGTCTCGGTCGCGGGCCTCGAACCCCGCGACGTCGGACACGTCAACTGCCACGCGACGTCCACAGTGATCGGCGACGTCGGTGAGGCGGTCGCCATCCAGCAGGCCCTCGGTGACGACGTCGTACTCACCGCGCCGAAGTCGAGCATCGGTCACCTGGTCGGCGCCTCCGGCGCCGTGGAGAGCATCCTCACGCTGCTGTCGGTCACCGGCGGTGTCATCCCACCCACCATCAACCTCGACCGGAAGGCCGCCGACGTCCGACTGGACGTCGTCACCGGCGGGCCCCGCGAGCGGCACCTCGACGCGGCGATCTGCAACTCGTTCGGATTCGGTGGGCAGAACGTCTCCCTGCTCTTCACCACCAACTGAACGGGCGCCGGCCAACGGGCGCCGGCCAACGGGCGCCGGCAGCGCCGGGCCGCGGGGATATTGACCTTGGCTAGTGCGGTTGGTTGAATGCGGCAAGCGCTCTCCATCGATCTTGGAGTCCCGTCTTGCAGATCTCGCGCCGCGCCGTACTGTCGATGATCCCCGCGACCGGCCTGCTGGCGGTGGCCCAGCCGCTGCGGGCCAGGGCCGCGACACCGCCGGACCGGGTGCCCGCCGACGCCACCGCCGACCACGCCGTACTGCTCGGCAACACCGTCGCGATCTTCGCCGGTACCGCCGAATCCAATGCCCGGCCCGAGGTCGCCGCCAAGCTCGCGGCCATCGAATCGACCGCGCGGTCCCGACTCGACGCGCTCGAGGGCGCCGGGCCGGGCGAACTCTTCCGGGGCGTGCCGCTGGGCACCAGTGACCCGAACCTGACGACGTCGTTCCAGTACCTTTACGAGATCGCCCTCGCCACCCGGGTCCCCGGCGGCACCCTTCCCGACCCCGACGCGGTGGCGCGACGGGTCGTCGACGGCCTCGGCTGGCTCTACGACAACTACTACGGCGACCAGTCGAAGGGCTACTACGGCAACTGGCACAACTGGGAGATCGGCATCTCCAACCACGTCACCAGGATCCTGGTCCTGCTGATGGCGCAGATCGCGGCGTACCGGCCCGACCTTCCCGGCACCTACGTCGGGGCGATGGACGCGTACCTGCGCAACGGCAGAGACGGCGACGTCGACCTCGACTCGCGGTTCCACACCGGCGCCAACCTCGCCGACATCGCGACGAACCGGATCCTCCAGGGTGCCGTCCTCGGCGACGACGCCCGGATCAGCAAGGCCCTCGCCGACCAGCTCACCGTCTTCGCCACCATCGACCCGTACGACCTGCGGCACGGGGTCACCGACGGCTACTACGCCGACGGCTCGTTCATCCAGCACGCCTCGGTCGCCTACACCGGCTCGTACGGCAAGAATCTGCTCACCCGGGTCGTGCAGACCATCAAGATCCTCGAAGGCACCGGTTACGTCCAGGGCGCGGACCTCGTCGGCGTGGTCCAGGGCTGGGTGGTGAACGGGTTCGCCCCGCTCATCTTCGAGGGCTGGATGATGGAGATCGTCAAGGGTCGCGCGGTGTCCCGGACCGCGACCGGGTACGCCGACGTCGCGATCGTGGTCGAAGCGGTCGTCGACCTGTCCGGTTACGCCACCGGCACCGACGCCCGGGCGCTGGCCGGCTACGTCACGTTCGTCCGGCAGACCTCCCGGGCCGCGCTCAACCCGACCACCTTCGTCTCGCCGGTCAGCATCGCCCGGTACGCCGACATCCTCGCCGATTCGTCGGTGCCGGCCGCCGACCTCAATCCGGCCGCCCGCAACGTCGGGTTCAACGCGATGGACAAGACCGTGCACCGCCGTCCCGGCTACGCCTTCGCGCTCGCCCGCAGCTCCAGCCGGATCAGCAAGTACGAGTACATGAGCGGCGAGAACCTGATGCCGTGGTTCCAGGGCGACGGCGCCCACCACCTCTATCTCGCCGGACAGGACCAGACCCAGGCGTACGGCGTCGACTACTACACGGCCGTCTCGCCGTACCGGCTTTCCGGCGTCACCGCACCGGTGGAGCACCGGCACACGATTCCCGAGCTCTACGGCACCGCGTGGTACGACAACCCGGAGCGCGGCTTCACCTCGTCGTCGGAGTCGCAGAACACGTACGTCTACTTTCCGCGTGGCACCAACGGGTACTCCGGCGGCGCCAGCCTCGGCCCGTACGGGGCGGCCGGGCTGGTCCAGTCCAGCGACGCCGGGTACGCCGCCAAGCAGGCCGGTGAGCTGCCCGACGACTTCGTCGCCTACCGTAACGCCGAGGCGACCAAGTCGTGGTTCATGCTCGACGACGAGATCGTGGTGCTCGCCGCGGGAGTCGGTGACAGCGCCGGCCGCGCGGTGACGACCACCCTGGACAGCCGGATCGCCGAGCCCTCGGACGCCGTCTCGCTGACCGGGGAACTCCGGACCGGCAGGGCCTTCACCGGCACCGGTACGGCCCCGCTGGCCTGGCTGCGCTACGCCAACGCCGGTCAGAACACGGCGGTCGGGTACGTCTTTCTCGCCGGC
The nucleotide sequence above comes from Plantactinospora soyae. Encoded proteins:
- a CDS encoding TetR/AcrR family transcriptional regulator C-terminal domain-containing protein, with amino-acid sequence MSTSQPPRARGRRTRSQILEQATVLFAERGFDAVSVAEIATAAGAHPHQITYYFGSKDALFVHAAFALLLREAERLEPVGRRRHTPESFRSALARTALALPAVPIAVQAMSITRRRPELRPVAEQNLALLFRKAKQYLTAILDRRDWVIDRPADVEARTFWSTVLGARLISESGFGGRSDDIDLAGVLTVRARTDT
- a CDS encoding beta-ketoacyl-[acyl-carrier-protein] synthase family protein yields the protein MSGRDVVVTGLGATTPLGGDVDSLWQGMLAGRSGVRRIDDLMASFAHADDLPTKIAAPMAVSPDGVLPRVQARRMDRCQQAALVAARQAWADAGSPEVDPVRLAVVVGTGIGGVNTLLGQDDLLEEKGPRRISPLTVPMLMPNGPAAWVSLEYGARAGVYTPVSACASGAEALALAARLIRSGEADVVIAGGAEAAIAPLTIAGFAQARTLSKRNDDPERASRPFDVDRDGFVLGEGAGIMILERADFAAGRGARILGRLAGYGITSDAHHITGPDPTGAGQIRAIRTAVSVAGLEPRDVGHVNCHATSTVIGDVGEAVAIQQALGDDVVLTAPKSSIGHLVGASGAVESILTLLSVTGGVIPPTINLDRKAADVRLDVVTGGPRERHLDAAICNSFGFGGQNVSLLFTTN
- a CDS encoding polysaccharide lyase family 8 super-sandwich domain-containing protein, producing MQISRRAVLSMIPATGLLAVAQPLRARAATPPDRVPADATADHAVLLGNTVAIFAGTAESNARPEVAAKLAAIESTARSRLDALEGAGPGELFRGVPLGTSDPNLTTSFQYLYEIALATRVPGGTLPDPDAVARRVVDGLGWLYDNYYGDQSKGYYGNWHNWEIGISNHVTRILVLLMAQIAAYRPDLPGTYVGAMDAYLRNGRDGDVDLDSRFHTGANLADIATNRILQGAVLGDDARISKALADQLTVFATIDPYDLRHGVTDGYYADGSFIQHASVAYTGSYGKNLLTRVVQTIKILEGTGYVQGADLVGVVQGWVVNGFAPLIFEGWMMEIVKGRAVSRTATGYADVAIVVEAVVDLSGYATGTDARALAGYVTFVRQTSRAALNPTTFVSPVSIARYADILADSSVPAADLNPAARNVGFNAMDKTVHRRPGYAFALARSSSRISKYEYMSGENLMPWFQGDGAHHLYLAGQDQTQAYGVDYYTAVSPYRLSGVTAPVEHRHTIPELYGTAWYDNPERGFTSSSESQNTYVYFPRGTNGYSGGASLGPYGAAGLVQSSDAGYAAKQAGELPDDFVAYRNAEATKSWFMLDDEIVVLAAGVGDSAGRAVTTTLDSRIAEPSDAVSLTGELRTGRAFTGTGTAPLAWLRYANAGQNTAVGYVFLAGGPPIVLLDTVTRSRRVVRTANPDTMVRKQVFSVAVEQAAGAPPSALAYALVPNASAQRLRSYRHGPVVVLANSTRIQAIRHSGLDLVAANVFGSGRYQVDRLSIDGPASVLVRQNRDHSTSVAVSDPTMGRDTVSVTLRGRRLRVVAADDVVRVDRIPGGTRIQVATRRAYGRSFGVTLR